The DNA sequence TCCATACACATACCCCTTCTTCACTCTGGACCCCACCAGCCTCATGATCTCCTCCCTTACCTTTGTGTACGCACCTTCCACCAAGAACGTGTACTCCGTGCCGGAATCGATCATGGTCTGGCCCGCACCACCAGCATCGGGTCGGAAAACAGACCTTGGGATATCCAACCTCTTTGCACCAATCCTGATGCCTTCCATCCCCACAGTATACGCCAACGGATCAAAATTTGGCATGCGTTGACTTTGAGTTCGATCAAAGGTCAAGAGGTCAACATATCGGAACACACCGGAACTTGGGTTCTCGCCCAGGTAGAAAGACCCGACGGGAGGGACCAATCCCCGGTTCGGGCGAACCGGCACACAGTACGAGAACTTGGAAACCTTGGCTTGCGAAGCAAAGGAAAGCCGGCCAAGATTcattcccaaaataccctccgTGGAGACGTCGGAGCCCGAAGCGCAACCAAGGATCAGAGGAGGAGTGGCTTGAGAACTGGAGAAAGTAACTTTTTCTCGGACGAGATTGCCCTCCGCCAAAGTGCCGTCGGCGTAGAAGTAAGAGTAGTGACAGAGGCGGTTTTGGTCGCAGTTAGTTGGGAGGGTAAAATCGGGAATTCTTGGTTTGCAGATGGGGTTATTAcaggggagaaaagagaaggtgGAGGACCGAGAAGGATCGAACGACGACGGGAGCTGCTTTTGAGGATTTCTGACCGTCGATTTCTTTTTGCATTGGACCCACGATAACTGGCTTCCGGTGTCTATAACCATCTGTTGGGTCTGTGGAGGAGTCCCTATTGGGAGAGAAACGATCAAAGCCATTGTGTACTTGAATTGAGATCTGTAAGGATATGGGTTCCTGGGacttgggttggttttggggGCTTGTTTGGTTGATGAAGAAGTGAGGGAGGAGAGATGAGATGCAGGAGATGGgcgagagagagggagagaggtgagagggaaagagagagagaagttcaaGGAGGGTTTAAAAAAGTTtcgtttagggtttggggtttcttgGGTTGATCGGGAGAGAGagcagaggaagaggaggaagagaaagaaagacttGCAGAGAGCCATGGCGATGGATGGTTGTGTGGGGACTGAGGACTTGCGTTTTGGTTCTATTTATACCATTTTGAACGGCTGGAAAGTGAAAAATCATTAATTAAGGAAGATACTAATTAGAAGAGTAAACAGAAATTGGATTAAACAGTGGAATTCTTCTTtaaaatttgtttcctttttctgtaGATTGTTCACCAAACTATCTTTTTATTGGACAGTTCAAAAGAGGAAGTATCCTCTGGTTCTAGACCTCCACGTAGTTTTGTCTTTGACCTTTATAGGTCACTTCAGTGGTTCCAAATGTGTTGTGGGTCCCAGCTTCCAGGCTTTGAACAGCTGCTTAAcatgtttttttggtagagaatAAACTTGAGGTAGTTCCACCTAGAAGCTGGTGGGGGGAATAGAATCCCAGATTACAAAAAGCTTATATGAAGAGCCCAAAGATGCTAGCTAGTAGCTATAATTTGTCTGCAACTTGATTTCCTTGGTGATAGACATGCAAGAACCGAACAAAGGAGAGTGGTGAGGCCAACAACCTACAATCTTGATGGAAGAATGTGAGCTGTTCTCCATGGACAAGTGGCATTTGAAGACAAGAAGGATTTCTTAACTGAATATTGCCTAAGCAAAGTATCTTTTGCCTGGCACAGTTAGGATGTTTTGCTTGCTGCTCTTCGTTACTTAGTATACTTCACATCATTGTTTGATTGCTTTAAAAAGAAGCTGAAATGATGTGTAAATTAACGATGCATTTTTCTAACTGATGAGGCAAAATCTGACCATCTACTCTTGTTCAGCGCTGCACCATTTCGATCTTCCTTGGGCCGAGCCCTTGCCTCGGTCCCCTCATGGCCTAGATCTCGCCTCAGTCCCCTCATGGCCGAACCCTCACCTTGGCGTAATCCCCCAGGTGGCCATGGACTGGCAGGTACTGTAACCCACTACAACACGCAACCAGCAGAACGTGAGGAACTGATCCTGGTTCACAGGAACCACAACCTGCAATGATCGCACGCGAGAGTCCAACCACGCCCAAAACTCGAAACAGCTCTCACTCTAGGAGTCCATGGCACTCATGAAAGAGGGTAATATCTGTAGGATCTTCCCTAAAATCAGGCATATTCGCAGGATCAAGCGGAGGTAGACTATTAGACTCTGAGATAGAGGAGACTTTAAGGAGATTTTGTCGAGATAAGGCAAGTATCTTCAAGTAGTCGCAAAAGTCAGATCTCAGACTTGCAGAAGACAAGTGAAAAGTATCTCGAGGTTTAGCCATGGGAATTTCGCCAGAGTTTTCGCCGCTTTGAGACAATAAGTTTCACAATCTCGTAAAAATTCCACGTGGTTTTTCTCTAAAAACTCGGAAGGTTCCTCCAGAAAGAGTTTGGGATTGAATCGTTTGGTCTTTTCCAGCCCCTGATTGGTTTGAGAACCTGATTGAAGAAGACCAGAATTTTGGAATACACGTAGATTTGCAGATCCAGTGTTTGAAGTTATTCATTTGTGTTTCGATTTAGGGATTCCAAAGTTTAGACAGAGATGTTGTTGAGTATGTGGCTTCACTGACTCCAAGGTGGCTCAAGTCGACTCTCCTCAATCGATGCTCTGGATTCACTGCCTATAAATAGCAAGGTTAGCCCCAGATGAAAGGATCGATCACTTTTTCATGTTAAACTCTCTTGAGTAATTGTTGTGGAAgaatctaacttaggcatcacaGAGTCCCCCGtcaggtcagcccggctctcatTTGTTTGCCCTTCTGTGCAGATCTAGCATGGAGTATCAAGTCTTGCAAGGAggatcatccggtcaatttttactcCATCACTAACATTCAAGTTTTTAGATGCAATTTTAGCGAACAATGTATGAAAGCAGGGAGGTCAAGTATTCGACTCCTAAAAAATGactcaaaataatttttttgacaTTTCTTCTTCTGTCGGTGCCACAGCCGGAATGGAAAGATGACCAAACCACTTGTTAGAGAAATATGTCTCAAAAGAGTTGCTTTTTCTACGTCTGAAATCTttaagaagaggaggaagggcaAGAAAAAACTATGGTTTGATGTAATTATGTTGAGAACGTACAGTCACAGACATATCAAGCAAACACAAGCAAAGTACCTCACGAGTACAAGACTTCACAGTTCTAATGTGATATTATATGATATAAGAGGAACTGGGAATTGACATTTCTGAGATCTTTTCTACATTTTCATCAGAAATAGAGGGGGAAACAGATCTTTTTCATACGTGTGATTAGTGGTTATATGGTTTAATTGGTGTTGCTCATGTTAGTTTACGTACTTTTCATGGGTGGGGGTTGGCATGTCTCATTAGTCATCACTGCGGGTCCGTGGGAGGCCTCCTTGCAATGGCAACGTCCGTGATCACAGTCACTTCCATTAGAAATGATATAAAATTAGGGATACAATTTTCCTCCATAAATGATGAAGAAAACACGTGTCTCTTTTGAATCaggatattttaaaaaatattaaaatctaaTGAAATATTTATGAATTCATAGGAGGATTTTTCAGTAATAAACCAATGGATCACACAAAATACTACCTTGGAGTCCAACTCAAAACTTAAGTTATTAAGTGTAGATAATCTtattagagcaaacaccaagaagcACGAATAAAGCGAACTTATTTCCCAAAAATGTCGAAGTGGGACAATATTTATAACAAATACAAGAATTTGAGACATATAACAAACGCAATGATATATGAAGACGCATCTAAGATTTTAGATaatcgatgtgggactatccTCTCTATTACTctcaactcttttttttggtgggatTCGAAACAAATTGACTTGGATGAATTCCAAGCTGACTATTTTAACTTTTGAATTCTGTTCCGATGTATATATAAGACCTCAGAAATCCTTCACTTTGTTACCAATCAATCAACTTTGAAAGTCAGTTAAGGGTACCTGTCTCCCAACTCTACCTGGTTCCACTTGCTGTGGTCCTTGTCCAATTTGGATGGGCTGGCTAGCTTGCCAGTTTCTTTAGTTAGGATTTTGGTCAGGTTTGAACTCTAGCTGGTTCCTCAACTCTACCTGGTTCCTCCACCCACTGTGGTCCTTGTGCAATCTGGAATGGACGGACTATAGCTTGCCCAGATATAGACTTTACTTTTGAAGCACTTATACAATCATTGTGGAACCCTTCAAATgaacatgaaaagaaaatacattGTTTGGTTCATTCCTGATGATCCTAGTCTCTGAAGTTGGGATCAAtttgagaggaagaaaaaaataaaaaaggaatgcccgtaattttattattttgtgggAAAAGCCTGATTATTACACTAGGGAGATAAGGGAAATCTAGAAATTTTGAATTAACAGGAGGAGAGATGAAAGTTTACAGTTTTTGAGAATCTGAAAAAGATCGAAATTTAAAACAAGAGAATTTAAGTTAATATAGGCTAAGTATCGGGGAGTGATTGAAATTTTCCCAAATACAGAACGAGCAGAATATAAAAAGGTGGGTCTCATAAGGATATCTTGAATTGGGTCAAATGGGCTTGGATTAGGTTCAGCTTATATGACGCTCAGCCCAAAACCAATTTAGACAGAACAACTGGGTTTTGGAGGATGGATCTCGACAATGGTGGGCTTATTCTGATGGCAGCCACATAATCCATCACTACACGACGTACTgaagtatttatttattattaatttttaaattttgataaaaacaTGGGACTAAACCTAAGGCTCTTAATACTGGACCAAGTAACcataaggctccgtttggttacaaaaagggcaaaagaatgaaaaataattataaattgaAAAGTTATTTTGGATTTTAGTGCTCATGAAAGTATGGGAGattaaaatataattacaaacaatcaattttaattcatttttaatatcAGAATAAATCTATATTTTTGTTTCTGAATTTTTACAGACAACTATATTAAACacatattaatattattatcatATAGCACcagattttttgaaaattattattaCCGTATGGTTTGATTAATTACTATACATATTCATTCCCATGTTATTGTTGTTCCAAACTTACTATCTATGGTCCAGCCCATGGATTTAGGGCACAGTATGATATTCGGATCAATATTGGTATCAATCGATTTTGCCTtcgcttcttttttttttaaatattaattttttactattttacccttgaaacgatACAGATAATCGATTCGAAACGGTCAAATATCAAAGATTGGTCTCAATCAATACCAATCTGTTACGGCCAATATGagatcgatacttgaaaccatggtccaGGCCATCCAACACAAGTCATGCTCCAAAACCTCCGTTCAAGTGAAAATTAGCAACCCTTGATGGAAtttccaccaccacccccacccccacccccacaaaaCGGATTAGGTACACGTAGGAGAACATTCTCATACATCCCtagatttaaaatctattaaatgaagaaagagaaaattgattttaaatcACCCAAATAAACAACACATAAAGAGTGCGAGTAAAAACAGAGAATCCTCTGGTCATCcccttttccttattttttgtcCATGCCATCAAAAGACTCAGATAAATTCAACATCATTTATTTACCAATAGAAAATAATTTGTACCAAAAACaagcaaaaaaatctaaaaagaaaACCAGGCAATAATCCATGCAGATCAGAGTTCAACGCCAGAGCCACGGAACTTCTCTTCTGTAATCTGATCAAGTCGTTCAATCATCTCAGATGTCACATGATTTTCCAAATCCCCAACTTTACCTTCCCTAAAGTAAAATATCATTCTCCATCTCAAGATGAATCGAATTCTTAAACTTGCATTAAGATATTATCCACAATCCATTCCTTCCCTTCCTGTAATGTAAAAGGGAATCCCACAAACTGGGCTAACCTTTTCAAGTAAGGAGTTGGGTATGCTTTCATTTGTTCAAATTTGAGGAACAACACTTGTTCAGGGCTCTCTAAGCTAGCTTTCCAGTACCCCAACACATGATCCCAGAAAGGCCCAAAATGGGAACTCCCCTTGCAGAACCTCTCAATTGCATCCACAGCAGTCAATGGTGGTTTTGATATTTGATCTCTGAGCCTGTTGGTGAAATTCCAGAAAGACACGAACACATCTTTAGGGTTCCGGCAAACATACACTATCCGGCAGCTGGATTTGATCACACTTGGTTGCAGCAACGAATAAGGAATGTGAACTCCAAGGAGCCTTGGAGAGGGAATGATTTCAAGGTTAGGGAAGATTCGTTTGTTGTAAACCATCAAATCCAAAGATGGAAACAGATAAGGAACGTTGCTGGGAATCAAGGGATTGTTGTGTTTGGAGTACATACGAGGCGTAACAGTAGAGATGAGAAGGGCTTCGATCCATTTAGTGCCGTAATTTGGTGTGGCTGCAAAGAATATGTCGGTTGACCGAGCCTTGAAGTGGTCTTGGATTGCCATTACTGCCCTGATAAATAAATCTGGAAACCAGAAGCCTTGGTATTGATAAAGATGCTTCTCAAACGTCAAACCTTCCTCCTTTGGAGGGGTGGAGATGAGAGTGCCGTATCTCTGGAAAGctctctcatcttcctccaGCTCCTCTACTTTTGGTTATAAGGGGACTACCATAAGAAATAGAGTTTGCCATTGTGGGTGTAAGGCTGAGTTCTGCTCTCAATTTTGTGAGAACTACCGGTGTAAAAATACCTGGTAATGACTCTTGATCACTGAAATAAAAACCACGAAACATTGTCAAGAGTACCCGAGGTCATGCAACACAGCCAAATGGACGTGTTCAGTAATCGGTCGAATAGGTCCTGAATAACTTTTGACACCCGTATAAGCATAGGCTCCACACGGATTgacaattcaaaaaaataaaaataaaaataaaaatgatgaatttaACAAGACTCAAGAAAATTTACCGAGTCAATAAGAATTTATACTAGATATTATCATTCCTTAACCTAGGATAGTCTTCATGACTCTTGATcaggtttcattttttttttttatttatttagatttCTTGCATGACTTAAAACCTGATCTTCCCAATTATGCTCACAATTAGCCGATTCAATTATTAGTTTTGCTGGTATTTTGGTCAAGTCATAAACCTTAATAAGGCTCGAGCTCAATTAAGTCCTAACGTGGATCGGAATACTAAGAGACAACTCTGagaattttttcaaattattccaaccaatgcttttttttttcttctttgctggAATTATTCCAACCAATGCATTGGATAAATATCTTGGTATTCCGTTCATTGGTGGGAGTCTCTCAAAGGCTCATTGTGCGGTTGCTCGAGTGTCCAAGAAACTCCAACATTGGAAATCCCTTTTCCTTAGCCCGGCCGGAAAattggttctcattcaatctatCCTATCAACCATGCGACATAACACAATGTCTTGTTTTAAAGTTCCCATTTCTATTCATAAAGCTTTGGACACAATCAGCCAGAttgtcttccttttcttttcgtGGACAAGGCCTTCCTGGCTAGAGATTTAGCTGCATATTTTGGTTCCCAAGGATGTCAAGGAATTTGCATTCATTGAAAAGAGGACAAGATTGGAGGGTCCCGCATAAATGATCCACTTCGCAGGGGAGGGGGAATTACGCTTGGAGAGCTTAGGAGATGAATCAATTCCCTGCAATCAGACTCTAGGTGGACATGATAATCCTTCTTCCAGAGCATGACTCAGGCCTAGGCGGATAGCGAGGGCTTCTCCAGTAATCACTTCTCCAAAATCTGATGGATCCGTAAGGGCATGACATTGTGTCTCCATTACATCCATTTTAGGAGATTTAGGCTTTCTAGAATGAACTTGGATTTGAGATCTGGGCAAAGAATAGATAAACAATCCAAAAGATACAACAGAATGGAAGTGAGTAAAAGCCAAGCAGTCCAGTCCTATCCACAAAAGTCACGTCCCAAAACCTCTACTCTGCTAGGCCCTTGTCATGTCTACAGAGTTTGCGAGAAAAAAACTAGCAACCCTCGATGGAATCTAAAGGTTACCCACCAgacaaacaccccccccccgccccccaaaCATAAAAAAACCAGAAACAGTGATGACAGAGGATCCTCTGCTCATCCCCTTTTCCTTACGTTTTGCCCATGCCTTCAAAAGccataaacaaaatatattagGGCAAGCTAAAATCCCATCTTACAAGCCTAACACTGTAAATGAGGGATAAATGAAATATACACGGACAAGCTATGTCCGTACAAGCCCAAAAATGCATACGGGGAAAAACGAGAAAGTGCAGAGACAAGGGGTTAGCAGAGCTGGTTTGGAGGGGACATAAGACTCcgcctcaggaagcgaggtCTCGTGATCAAAACTTTTTCACTGTATAATTCCTTAGGGCTACCTGCCTGAGGTTCACTAAGGCCCAGAAGCTCCCGGTTTGTATGTGGCGCTGGGGTCATGTACGAGCCCAGGGGGGATTTAGTCGGCCTAAAGTCGGATTCCCCTCCtgtctcagaaaaaaaaaagaaaaaaaaaggggtttcaGTTATGGCATCAACAAAAAATCATTATACCCAAAATCCAACCAGATCCGACTCCAATCAATTTCATGATGTTGGTcacatagttagtaaattcgggGATGGCAATAATATGGGAGCAGATATGTATGGCAATTAAATGGACCATACGATAATAATACGTTTCAAAATTAAATGGACCATACGATAATAATACGtttcagaaaattaaaattcagTGCAATAAAACATGTACGGCAATGATACGTACATGTTTAATACGTGTTTAATACAGTTGCTCTATAAAAATCCGggactaaaaatgattgtttgaaactaaattttactctaccatgcttttatggacactaaaatccaatctgattttataatttgaaatcatttcccattcttttgaattttcacatttaatattaattaaactTAACCCTTAAAAAGGGTATGGTAAAAAGAACTaagaggagaatcaaacctcatctcgtcttgtaacttttacatgttctcttcttcttcttggtacgaaaacaatgttcaagaagatggagaataagtGTTTGCAATCATTCATCCTAGAGATGTGTttgaattttcttgaaatttccataGGGGTACAATCTAAGACCGGTTAGGGATCAATTTTAATGCTCAAGAACCTACAACTCATTTGATTTCTCAGATACAGTATTGCAAGAACAGAGGGAGGAGAACACTCCCTCTTTCCAATTTTTCACATTATCCAGctgcaactatgtttgtaaataattgtcgATCCAATTCAAATGGTGATTGTATGCTAATTTTCCTAGAAAGGTTTTTATTTCAACTCCTTTTGGAGAATCCTGCCCTTGGccatctttgtccatgtgagtcatcttttttgaatcttttttgcttgttaaaaattatttacaaatgCAGTTGCCCTtaattggattttcaactaccaatgggaagagaaatggagaatatgaaagattgattaggttttcaacaatcaatgggaagaaaaatggagaaCAGAATAAGAGCAGGGGGTATTGATGTCTTACCTATCGCCCTCGGTTGTTGATTGCCGAGAAGTCGAGAACGgagatggaggagaaagggTCACCAAGGCAAGtgttcctttttttggtttacttagacgatggaaaaagaaaagttaaagtttCGATTGATTAGGGTTCTTAATAGAAAACAAGGGTCGGAAATCGAgatttggcccatttgggttaatctctttttttctttaacccAAAATTTTCATTGAGTATGTAATGCATTATACGAGTATTATTCATGTATAATACGATTATATTTAAAAATCCACGAACTAAACGGTTTTTTTGGATTAATACACCAAAttacaaaattttgaattaaacGTTCGGATGCACATACACATATTATATGCGTAGtttactaactatggttggCCATAGGAgtaattttctcttaatttttaaCAAAATAATAGTTTCATCTTGGACCATGCTCTGcctttcattataaataaagcacattaattaaatcatatGATGACACaatataatcatttaacaatAGACACTGCAGCTCACAAAACCTACAAGCATAGGTTTAGTAATAGTCGACAccgaaaaagataaaaaaaaaagctaccaAATATGATCCATCACACCCAGcatttgaaaaaggaaaatcctgATAATCAGATCCTTAATATATTTCCAGAAAATTTTGGCGTCAAATACAATAATCCATATAATAAGGGAATGCCAAGGCTAAGAAAAATATGAGAATACTGGAAACCTTTCTCCATAGTTCTAATCATTCTACTCAAAGgcatcatcatcgtcgtcaggAAGAGGTTGAGCAGCGGCAGCAGCAAGCTCAGCTTCGTGCCTGCAAAACCCATGACACATAAGATAAACCaatagcaacaacaacaatgatCACAAAATCTATGAACTGGTTATATTTCCCAAATTCCATCACAAAGAGAAAATTAGTATATCAACACAGCTCCTTGTTCAAAATCATAGATTCATCCTCGACCAATAACCGAGAAAGTAGGAGAATCACCGATCAAAGTTAATTTAACTTCTCTACCAACTGAACATTCAAAAGGTCTGCAAACAGGCGACATCATCATCACCAGAGGGACCATTTCTGGAGAGCCACTAGATGTTTAAGGAAATTGCTAGGAACAAAATCAACAAAAGCAGTTAATGCTCTCAACAAAAAAATAGCTGGCATCTCACCAACCAGTAGGCCCAAATCATACACAAGTTGGTTCTCAGGGTAGCATTGGATCATGGCCATTACAAGTTTTCATGATATTCATTACTTCTGATGTTGGTATTTTCCCATGTTCAAAGACACTGGCAAAATGCAACCTCTAACAAAATCCCATCAGGACGGAACGTAATCATATCATGCACTTAAAACCTTTTCATCTTCAAATAAATTAGAAGCACTTGGAATCTCATCATCAAAAATTGTATATGCCGCAAACCACACAACAAAAGAGGCACGTATTCGATATTTGTCTTATCACTTGCATCAAACCAGCCCCAGCTCAGATAGCCAATGTTACAT is a window from the Macadamia integrifolia cultivar HAES 741 chromosome 5, SCU_Mint_v3, whole genome shotgun sequence genome containing:
- the LOC122078768 gene encoding aspartic proteinase PCS1-like encodes the protein MALCKSFFLFLLFLCSLSRSTQETPNPKRNFFKPSLNFSLSFPLTSLPLSRPSPASHLSSLTSSSTKQAPKTNPSPRNPYPYRSQFKYTMALIVSLPIGTPPQTQQMVIDTGSQLSWVQCKKKSTVRNPQKQLPSSFDPSRSSTFSFLPCNNPICKPRIPDFTLPTNCDQNRLCHYSYFYADGTLAEGNLVREKVTFSSSQATPPLILGCASGSDVSTEGILGMNLGRLSFASQAKVSKFSYCVPVRPNRGLVPPVGSFYLGENPSSGVFRYVDLLTFDRTQSQRMPNFDPLAYTVGMEGIRIGAKRLDIPRSVFRPDAGGAGQTMIDSGTEYTFLVEGAYTKVREEIMRLVGSRVKKGYVYGQALDLCFNGDAEEIGRLVGDVVLELEKGVEIVVDKGRVLANVGGGVHCLSFGRSDLLGVESNIIGNVHQQNLWVEFDLANRRVGFGRADCSRSA
- the LOC122079834 gene encoding cytosolic sulfotransferase 17-like — encoded protein: MAIQDHFKARSTDIFFAATPNYGTKWIEALLISTVTPRMYSKHNNPLIPSNVPYLFPSLDLMVYNKRIFPNLEIIPSPRLLGVHIPYSLLQPSVIKSSCRIVYVCRNPKDVFVSFWNFTNRLRDQISKPPLTAVDAIERFCKGSSHFGPFWDHVLGYWKASLESPEQVLFLKFEQMKAYPTPYLKREGKVGDLENHVTSEMIERLDQITEEKFRGSGVEL